A genomic region of Chondrinema litorale contains the following coding sequences:
- a CDS encoding TlpA disulfide reductase family protein: MKLKALLFSICCVFQTINLFSQSGTFKINGIVSNNYSGFIYLTYADKTDSTLVKDNSFYFTGSVDYPTEANLKTKSGYPNGYLFLENTEMEIVVSVDERLTNIESVEGTQSAIILANLMDFYGEIGGDTAMSTKLHHYLDSIFTENSKSQLSWMLLSDVTMDPIFTYEQAIGLYAKLDTVALNTENKKSINISLEKLKNIKIGEQLKPFSLPDATGKMVKMADFKGKILLVEFWASWCGPCRKSNPDLVKVYDKFKSADFEVVGISLDETQGAWLQAIEKDQLSWPNVIAPNNWQNDYIKEMMIQFIPSNYLVGKDGSILAINIAPDELQQKLGELLGE; this comes from the coding sequence ATGAAACTGAAGGCTCTACTATTTTCAATATGCTGTGTATTTCAAACAATCAATCTATTTAGCCAATCTGGCACTTTTAAAATTAATGGTATAGTTTCAAATAATTATAGTGGTTTTATTTATTTGACTTATGCAGATAAAACCGATAGCACCCTTGTAAAAGATAATAGTTTCTATTTTACTGGTTCGGTAGATTACCCTACAGAAGCCAATTTGAAAACCAAGAGTGGCTACCCTAATGGGTATTTATTCTTAGAAAATACAGAGATGGAAATAGTTGTTTCGGTTGATGAACGGCTCACTAATATTGAATCTGTAGAAGGTACACAATCGGCAATTATATTAGCAAACCTAATGGATTTTTATGGTGAAATAGGTGGGGATACAGCTATGAGTACTAAGCTACATCATTATTTAGATTCTATTTTTACTGAAAATTCTAAAAGTCAATTAAGTTGGATGCTACTATCCGATGTGACAATGGATCCCATTTTCACCTACGAGCAAGCAATTGGTTTATATGCTAAATTGGATACAGTAGCATTAAATACAGAAAATAAAAAATCGATCAACATTTCTCTAGAAAAGCTGAAAAACATTAAAATAGGAGAACAACTTAAGCCATTTTCGTTACCAGATGCAACTGGAAAAATGGTTAAAATGGCAGATTTTAAAGGTAAAATATTATTGGTGGAGTTTTGGGCTTCTTGGTGTGGCCCCTGCAGAAAAAGCAATCCAGATTTAGTAAAGGTGTACGACAAATTTAAATCGGCTGACTTTGAAGTAGTAGGCATTTCTTTGGATGAAACGCAGGGTGCTTGGTTACAGGCTATTGAAAAAGACCAATTAAGCTGGCCAAATGTAATAGCTCCCAACAACTGGCAAAATGATTACATAAAAGAAATGATGATACAGTTTATTCCATCTAACTATCTGGTCGGCAAAGATGGGAGCATACTAGCCATCAACATTGCGCCTGATGAATTGCAACAGAAACTAGGAGAGTTGTTGGGGGAGTGA
- a CDS encoding caspase family protein, which produces MHDVIFTRSVLFILLLSTYSLKLQAQADSDYAIVHIYRSHAGYGANNNAPVLVNEKQNFELTSPGRLTLKLSSEGNYSFKTVRSIVSLDIKKGKEYFLEVYPALTTFKIGHPKDYGKAKSKFEAIGDGYAQTFIEDPKNPLIEQLGDYAMVHIYRKNALHGAIYKTPVVVNDKKTFDLSNADKLSIKVHSEGKIKFRTLRSVAYLDVKHGNEYYLEIYPALTTFKIYKVENTLSAVNSMAAIPEKNIDSFEEDINDPFIDSANPVEVVEEETELPKTEETEVIDIARDYKPVINPELLTGLTPTSTKNENAIAVVIGNALYEYAKPVDFAINDATAVKKYLVDVFGFLEGNIYYLENASKGDFERFFGNSTYPNGKLFNSVRANLSDVFVFYSGHGAPGLKDQKGYFVPVECDPQYVELSGYSLDVFYKNLSQIPAKSMTVVLDACFSGADVYENISPIVIASKGADGLKNGIVLSSTSENQVATWYNDKGHGMFTYFFLKALQNKNADYNKDKAISYEELFKYVSDKNYGVPYYSRRLHGVEQDPVIQGENPEKVMVSFR; this is translated from the coding sequence ATGCATGATGTAATATTTACCAGATCAGTTTTATTTATTTTACTCCTCTCAACTTATAGTCTCAAACTACAAGCGCAAGCCGATAGCGATTATGCCATTGTGCATATTTATAGAAGTCATGCAGGATATGGGGCAAACAACAATGCGCCAGTTCTGGTAAATGAGAAACAAAACTTTGAGCTTACAAGTCCGGGTAGATTAACTCTCAAACTGAGCTCTGAGGGTAATTATTCTTTCAAAACAGTTAGAAGTATCGTATCTCTAGATATTAAAAAAGGCAAAGAGTATTTTCTGGAAGTTTATCCTGCTTTAACTACTTTCAAAATTGGGCATCCAAAGGATTACGGCAAAGCCAAATCTAAATTTGAAGCCATTGGAGACGGATACGCGCAAACATTTATAGAAGACCCAAAAAATCCACTTATTGAGCAACTTGGTGACTATGCGATGGTACATATTTATCGCAAAAATGCGCTTCATGGGGCTATTTATAAAACTCCAGTGGTTGTAAACGACAAAAAAACTTTTGACCTAAGCAATGCCGATAAGCTATCGATTAAGGTACATTCTGAGGGGAAAATAAAATTTAGAACTTTGAGAAGTGTGGCTTATCTAGATGTAAAACATGGGAATGAATACTATCTGGAAATTTACCCGGCACTTACAACTTTTAAGATTTATAAGGTAGAAAATACCTTAAGTGCGGTAAATAGCATGGCTGCCATCCCTGAAAAAAATATAGATTCTTTTGAAGAAGATATCAATGATCCATTTATAGATTCGGCGAATCCAGTTGAGGTGGTTGAGGAAGAAACGGAGTTGCCAAAAACAGAAGAAACGGAGGTGATTGATATTGCTAGAGATTACAAACCCGTAATCAATCCAGAGTTACTTACTGGTCTCACTCCTACTTCTACAAAAAATGAAAATGCCATTGCTGTAGTAATCGGCAATGCTTTGTACGAATATGCCAAGCCCGTAGATTTTGCAATTAACGATGCTACCGCTGTAAAAAAGTATTTGGTGGATGTTTTTGGCTTTTTAGAAGGCAATATTTACTATTTGGAAAACGCCAGTAAGGGAGATTTTGAAAGATTTTTTGGCAACAGCACCTATCCAAATGGTAAGCTTTTTAATTCTGTAAGAGCAAACCTGAGCGATGTTTTTGTGTTTTACTCTGGGCATGGTGCTCCCGGATTAAAAGACCAAAAAGGTTATTTCGTGCCGGTTGAATGCGATCCGCAGTATGTGGAGCTTTCTGGTTATTCGTTAGATGTGTTTTACAAAAACCTCAGCCAGATTCCGGCAAAGAGTATGACAGTTGTGCTAGATGCATGCTTCTCTGGTGCTGATGTTTACGAAAATATCTCTCCGATTGTAATTGCCTCCAAAGGAGCCGATGGTTTAAAAAATGGCATTGTGCTTTCTTCCACATCAGAAAATCAGGTGGCTACTTGGTACAATGACAAGGGCCATGGCATGTTTACCTATTTCTTTTTAAAAGCGCTACAAAACAAAAATGCAGACTATAATAAAGATAAAGCCATTAGCTACGAAGAGCTTTTTAAATATGTATCTGACAAAAATTACGGCGTACCTTATTACTCTAGAAGGCTACACGGTGTAGAACAAGACCCCGTAATACAAGGCGAAAACCCAGAGAAAGTAATGGTGAGTTTTAGGTAA
- a CDS encoding SDR family oxidoreductase produces MKKIAIVTGSSSGLGLEIALLLAANNFTVYATMRNLKKQDELLTKATEKSVEVQVLQLDVTDQKSVVQCFSTIIEKEGKIDLLINNAGGGFAKTTEHATEEEIKWVTDLNYFGVVRCTKAVIPIMRKNKSGFVINISSVGGLVGQPFNELYCASKFAVEGYTEGLASYLTDNFGIKFSIVEPGGISSEFMKSATAKTMTDGQITLPEYMPIMQQYLGGRQKRAEQGETQSFQTPAEVAEVVMQVVNAEHPPLRIRTSNWAEDLCNLKTAADPDGTKLVKAVKERFLG; encoded by the coding sequence ATGAAAAAAATTGCAATTGTAACAGGCTCATCATCAGGTTTAGGACTCGAAATCGCTTTGCTATTGGCAGCAAATAATTTCACAGTTTATGCCACCATGAGAAACCTAAAAAAGCAAGATGAGCTATTAACCAAGGCAACAGAAAAATCGGTAGAAGTGCAAGTTTTACAACTGGATGTAACCGACCAAAAATCTGTAGTTCAATGTTTTAGCACCATTATAGAAAAGGAAGGTAAGATAGATTTATTGATAAATAATGCCGGTGGCGGCTTTGCCAAAACTACCGAGCATGCTACCGAAGAAGAAATAAAATGGGTAACCGATCTCAATTATTTTGGTGTAGTAAGATGCACCAAAGCGGTAATTCCTATCATGCGTAAAAACAAAAGTGGCTTTGTAATAAATATTTCTTCGGTTGGGGGCTTGGTCGGTCAACCTTTTAACGAATTATACTGTGCTTCTAAATTTGCGGTAGAAGGTTATACAGAGGGCTTGGCTTCTTACCTCACAGATAATTTCGGAATTAAATTTTCGATTGTGGAGCCCGGTGGCATTAGCTCTGAGTTTATGAAATCTGCCACAGCCAAAACCATGACAGACGGACAAATCACTTTGCCTGAGTACATGCCAATTATGCAACAGTATTTGGGCGGCAGACAAAAAAGAGCCGAACAAGGTGAGACACAGTCTTTCCAAACACCGGCAGAAGTGGCGGAGGTAGTTATGCAAGTAGTGAATGCTGAGCACCCACCACTGAGAATTAGAACTTCTAATTGGGCAGAAGATTTATGTAATTTAAAAACAGCAGCCGATCCGGACGGTACCAAGTTAGTAAAAGCCGTTAAAGAGAGATTTTTAGGTTAA